One Coffea arabica cultivar ET-39 chromosome 5e, Coffea Arabica ET-39 HiFi, whole genome shotgun sequence DNA segment encodes these proteins:
- the LOC113722683 gene encoding acidic endochitinase-like: MAISLQLLFLPISFLLMISLIRFSQAAGIATYWGQTTAEGSLVDTCRKGTYDYVNIAFLINYGGGQTPQLNIAGHSLNSSEIETCQGLGIKVFLSLGGAANLSSSDDAQQVASYIWNEFLGGNESDSRPLGNAVLDGVDFHIQAGKADYLADLVQALSKYNTPERKLVYLSAAPECFIPDYFLDAAIKTGHFDYVWVEFFDNPPCEYTPGNTSALFDSWDRWASYPGINTLFLGVPADPAVSPSGGYIPPQVLIDEVLPFVQNYSNYGGVMVWDQRNF; the protein is encoded by the coding sequence atggctaTCTCATTGCAACTACTCTTCTTACCAATATCATTCCTGTTGATGATATCTCTGATAAGGTTTTCGCAAGCTGCTGGAATTGCCACCTACTGGGGCCAAACCACTGCGGAAGGAAGCCTGGTAGACACATGTCGTAAAGGTACCTATGACTACGTGAATATTGCCTTTCTGATCAATTATGGCGGTGGCCAAACACCGCAATTGAACATAGCTGGGCATTCCTTAAACAGTTCCGAAATAGAAACTTGCCAAGGCCTAGGCATCAAAGTGTTTCTTTCTCTCGGTGGAGCCGCTAACCTTTCTTCTTCCGATGATGCTCAGCAAGTCGCCTCCTATATCTGGAACGAATTCTTAGGTGGTAATGAATCAGACTCTCGTCCATTAGGCAATGCTGTTTTAGATGGTGTAGATTTTCATATCCAAGCTGGAAAGGCGGATTACTTGGCTGACCTTGTTCAGGCGCTCTCAAAATATAACACACCAGAGAGGAAGCTGGTGTATTTATCGGCAGCACCAGAATGTTTCATTCCTGACTATTTTCTGGACGCTGCTATCAAAACTGGCCATTTTGATTACGTGTGGGTGGAATTTTTTGACAATCCTCCTTGTGAGTATACACCAGGCAATACCAGTGCCCTCTTCGACAGTTGGGACCGCTGGGCTTCCTATCCAGGCATTAATACATTATTCCTGGGTGTACCTGCAGACCCTGCAGTCTCACCTAGTGGTGGTTACATCCCACCGCAAGTGCTAATTGATGAGGTTCTTCCCTTTGTGCAGAACTACTCCAATTATGGAGGGGTCATGGTTTGGGACCagagaaatttctaa